The Spodoptera frugiperda isolate SF20-4 chromosome 9, AGI-APGP_CSIRO_Sfru_2.0, whole genome shotgun sequence genome contains a region encoding:
- the LOC118271081 gene encoding uncharacterized protein LOC118271081 translates to MGLKKFLFENEAVHGINSPSDYLYIKILRFTLRVIASWPQKELGEKEPVALNTFLKYFYLLATIGCQLGASLYLRAYNNELTFLEAGHTYLMIFMTFIDISRIVTLTFSQKYRKLSKEFFTDIHLFYFKDKSEYAMKTHKQVHLMSHLFTLWLLSQMLFGLSCFNLIPMYNNYVAGRYRSGGTQNSTFEHSLYYKYPFDTFTDIKGYLLANIINWALSYLCATWFCMFDLLLSLMVFNIWGHFKMLINMLNNFPRPSLETSCLVEDGVTLTHAKYTEEQLVEVSKKLKECVDYHRLILEFTHKVSKVFGPMLFAYYLFHQTSGCLLLLECSQMTAPAIMRYLPLTIITTQQLIQLSVIFELIGSESEKILNAVYSVPWECMDTKNRKFFAFFLMNVREPVHVKALGVANVGVTSMAAILKTSLSYFAFLRSI, encoded by the exons tGGCATCAACTCTCCCTCTGATTACCTTTATATTAAGATCTTGCGCTTCACTCTACGCGTCATCGCTTCTTGGCCTCAGAAAGAGTTAGGAGAAAAGGAACCCGTTGCCTTGAACACATTTTTAAAGTACTTTTACTTATTGGCTACTATTGGCTGCCAACTTGGTGCTAGTTTGTACCTCAGAGCCTATAATAATGAGCTTACTTTCTTGGAAGCCGGTCACACTTATCTCATGATTTTTATGACTTTCATCGATATA TCAAGAATAGTCACGCTGACATTTTCCCAGAAATATCGGAAATTGAGTAAAGAATTCTTCACTGACATCCATCTGTTCTACTTCAAAGATAAATCTGAATATGCTATGaag ACACACAAACAAGTCCACTTGATGTCTCATCTGTTTACATTATGGCTACTATCGCAAATGCTATTTGGTTTGTCTTGTTTCAACCTGATTCCAATGTACAACAACTACGTGGCTGGAAGATACAGGAGTGGGGGGACACAAAACTCTACTTTTGAACATTCCCTTTATTACAAGTATCCATTTGATACCTTTACTGATATTAAAGGATATCTCCTtgcaaatataattaattg GGCGTTGTCATATCTCTGCGCTACCTGGTTCTGCATGTTCGATCTTTTACTATCTTTAATGGTGTTCAATATTTGGGGTCATTTCAAAATGCTAATTAACATGCTGAACAATTTTCCCAGACCAAGTTTAGAGACTAGCTGTTTAGTAGAAGATGGTGTTACATTAACACATGCCAAATATACTGAAGAACAACTCGTTGAAGTTTCTAAGAAGTTAAAAGAATGTGTTGATTATCATCGACTGATTTTAGA GTTTACCCACAAAGTATCAAAAGTATTTGGGCCGATGTTGTTCGCATATTACTTATTTCATCAGACAAGTGGATGTTTGTTATTGCTCGAATGCTCACAAATG ACGGCGCCAGCCATTATGCGTTATTTGCCTCTGACAATAATAACGACTCAGCAACTCATTCAGTTATCTGTCATATTCGAACTTATTGGCAGTGAG AGTGAAAAAATACTAAACGCAGTATACAGTGTGCCATGGGAATGTATGGATACGAAAAATAGGAAGTTTTTTGCCTTCTTTTTAATGAATGTGAGGGAGCCGGTACATGTGAAGGCTCTAGGTGTTGCTAATGTTGGAGTTACTTCTATGGCGGCG aTTTTGAAAACTTCACTATCGTATTTCGCATTTTTACGCAGCATCTGA